From Actinoplanes oblitus, a single genomic window includes:
- a CDS encoding putative RNA methyltransferase, giving the protein MIDGALPFLRCPVCRLPLDRLDRTLRCPAGHSFDMARQGYADLSAGRLPHTGDSAEMIADRAGFLAAGHYRFIAEALAKEADPLTVRPEPSLIVDAGTGTGDYLAHVLDACPAAVGLGLDVSKPALRRAARAHPRAAAVLADLWRPLPIADDAATVILNVFAPRNGAEYHRVLRADGRLLVVTPAADHLAELVAAHGLIRVDPDKAARVSGALEEHFEPVASATHRQVMRLTAAEVRTLVGMTPSARHVPVAELPTRELAVTAVVELTAYRKRL; this is encoded by the coding sequence ATGATCGATGGCGCATTGCCGTTCCTGAGGTGCCCAGTGTGTCGACTGCCACTGGATCGGCTCGACCGGACGCTCCGCTGCCCCGCCGGGCACAGCTTCGACATGGCCCGGCAGGGTTATGCCGACCTGAGCGCCGGCCGCCTCCCGCACACCGGCGACAGCGCCGAGATGATCGCCGACCGCGCCGGCTTCCTCGCCGCCGGTCACTACCGGTTCATCGCCGAGGCGCTCGCCAAAGAGGCGGACCCGCTTACGGTACGCCCGGAGCCGTCCCTGATCGTGGACGCCGGCACCGGCACCGGGGACTACCTCGCCCACGTGCTCGACGCCTGCCCGGCCGCCGTCGGCCTGGGTCTGGACGTGTCGAAACCGGCGCTGCGCCGGGCCGCCCGGGCGCACCCGCGCGCCGCCGCGGTACTGGCCGACCTGTGGCGCCCGCTCCCGATCGCCGACGACGCCGCGACGGTGATCCTCAACGTCTTCGCCCCGCGCAACGGCGCCGAGTACCACCGGGTGCTGCGCGCGGACGGCCGCCTGCTGGTCGTCACCCCGGCCGCCGACCACCTGGCCGAGCTGGTCGCGGCACACGGCCTGATCCGGGTCGACCCGGACAAGGCGGCCCGGGTGAGCGGCGCGCTGGAGGAGCACTTCGAGCCGGTGGCGAGCGCCACCCACCGGCAGGTGATGCGGCTGACCGCCGCCGAGGTGCGGACCCTGGTCGGGATGACGCCGAGCGCCCGGCACGTTCCGGTGGCCGAGCTGCCCACGCGCGAGCTGGCGGTCACCGCCGTCGTGGAGCTCACCGCGTACCGGAAGAGGCTCTGA
- a CDS encoding DUF4272 domain-containing protein, translating to MTKAAPDPRAVREASLDELSRLGLPLPPPSFPLVWELGDTVELRPVAELEARAAVLHVVVARCFGMPTEAAMSWLLASHLVELVTPPEWQFVIGAKGDHRSFVLHHDAVFALAWLLGLGRHLDPTVPPDDHLMAQMPDLPAGETFGRWRSRSLVAVRDAAEAAVLLDLYYCLDWAYQEAEQAGLPLPGEVDSNAIGQRRWALEWAVIFHGPYHDKPPEWEEVDLSV from the coding sequence ATGACGAAGGCCGCCCCCGACCCACGCGCGGTTCGCGAGGCCAGCCTGGACGAGTTGTCCCGGCTCGGGCTCCCGCTGCCGCCGCCCAGCTTTCCGCTGGTCTGGGAGCTCGGCGACACTGTCGAACTACGGCCGGTCGCCGAGCTGGAGGCGCGCGCCGCGGTGCTGCACGTGGTGGTCGCCCGCTGTTTCGGGATGCCCACCGAGGCGGCGATGAGCTGGCTGCTCGCCTCGCACCTGGTGGAGCTGGTGACCCCGCCGGAGTGGCAGTTCGTGATCGGGGCCAAGGGCGATCACCGCTCGTTCGTGCTGCACCACGACGCGGTGTTCGCGCTGGCCTGGCTGCTCGGCCTGGGCCGGCACCTGGACCCGACGGTGCCGCCGGACGACCACCTGATGGCCCAGATGCCGGACCTGCCGGCCGGCGAGACCTTCGGCCGGTGGCGGTCCCGGTCGCTGGTCGCGGTCCGGGACGCGGCCGAGGCGGCGGTGCTGCTCGATCTGTACTACTGCCTCGACTGGGCCTACCAGGAGGCGGAGCAGGCCGGGCTGCCGCTGCCCGGCGAGGTGGACAGCAACGCGATCGGGCAGCGGCGGTGGGCGCTCGAGTGGGCGGTCATCTTCCACGGTCCCTACCACGACAAACCACCCGAATGGGAAGAGGTGGACCTGTCGGTCTAG
- a CDS encoding ABC transporter permease, protein MSTTTVEELAEVAAPEPFWTRQRRLGVALILLGAVAAALFGALAPSKDARFTLTEDASGAALAINGQLGAVLFGVLTLVAGGLLVAGLLKRWSNALLVTGIVTFVLSFLCWQVAGQFLALEDTLSGTMDLALPLILGALAGVLGERSGVVNVAIEGQFLMGAFGGALIGTMAGSVWAGLISAAVGGVIIAAILAVLSIRYLVDQTVVGIVLNLFALGVTGFLYERLMQPDAAKYNTPPQMPRWRIPGLADIPVLGPVFFHATLLLWIALALVLVIYFGLNRTRWGLRTRAVGEHPTAADTVGIRVRGLRYLNVLLGGVVAGLGGAYFTLVATGSFTKNMTAGAGFIALAALIFGRYSPIGAFGAALFFGFAQKLAFYLAAIGSPVPNQFLSMLPYIATIIAVAGLVGRVRAPAADGIPYVKS, encoded by the coding sequence GCGCGCTCGCCCCGAGCAAGGACGCCCGTTTCACGCTCACCGAGGACGCCAGCGGCGCCGCGCTCGCCATCAACGGGCAGCTCGGCGCGGTGCTGTTCGGCGTGCTGACCCTGGTCGCCGGCGGCCTGCTGGTGGCCGGTCTGCTCAAGCGCTGGTCGAACGCGCTGCTGGTGACCGGCATCGTGACCTTCGTGCTGTCGTTCCTGTGCTGGCAGGTGGCCGGCCAGTTCCTGGCCCTGGAGGACACCCTCAGCGGCACCATGGACCTGGCCCTGCCGCTGATCCTGGGTGCCCTGGCCGGCGTGCTCGGCGAGCGTTCCGGCGTGGTGAACGTGGCCATCGAGGGCCAGTTCCTGATGGGCGCGTTCGGCGGCGCCCTGATCGGCACCATGGCCGGCAGCGTCTGGGCCGGCCTGATCAGCGCCGCGGTCGGCGGCGTGATCATCGCGGCGATCCTGGCCGTGCTGTCGATCCGCTACCTGGTCGACCAGACAGTGGTCGGCATCGTGCTGAACCTGTTCGCGCTCGGCGTCACCGGCTTCCTCTACGAGCGGCTGATGCAGCCCGACGCGGCGAAGTACAACACCCCGCCGCAGATGCCCAGGTGGCGCATCCCCGGGCTGGCCGACATCCCGGTGCTCGGCCCGGTGTTCTTCCACGCCACGCTGCTGCTCTGGATCGCGCTGGCGCTGGTCCTGGTGATCTACTTCGGGCTCAACCGGACCCGGTGGGGCCTGCGGACCCGGGCGGTCGGCGAGCACCCCACCGCGGCCGACACGGTGGGTATCCGGGTGCGCGGCCTGCGCTACCTGAACGTGCTGCTCGGCGGCGTGGTGGCGGGCCTCGGCGGGGCGTACTTCACGCTGGTGGCGACCGGCAGCTTCACCAAGAACATGACGGCCGGCGCCGGCTTCATCGCGCTCGCCGCGCTGATCTTCGGGCGGTACTCGCCGATCGGGGCGTTCGGCGCGGCGCTGTTCTTCGGGTTCGCCCAGAAGCTGGCGTTCTACCTGGCCGCCATCGGCAGCCCGGTGCCGAACCAGTTCCTCAGCATGCTGCCGTACATCGCCACGATCATCGCGGTGGCCGGCCTGGTCGGCCGGGTGCGCGCGCCCGCCGCGGACGGCATCCCGTACGTGAAGAGCTGA
- a CDS encoding cytidine deaminase, translating into MEIDWAALRAAAIEVMRRAYVPASDFPVGVAGLVDDGRVIVGCNVENASLGMTLCAECGLVSALHASGGGKLVAMSCVDATGAPLMPCGRCRQLLWEHGGPDMLVEALPRPLRMDELLPHAFGWVDMEKVTGPAGGPEVPAELAKWRGRGTVFVHPDLSGGATIWTGYWERSSGAPDAGEDKGILEEGPNFPTASAAVAWGLVRTPRIVVVDAEGGLSWAGEGELPEGIPQRWKEES; encoded by the coding sequence ATGGAGATCGACTGGGCGGCGCTACGAGCGGCCGCCATCGAGGTGATGCGCCGTGCCTACGTGCCCGCATCCGACTTCCCGGTCGGCGTGGCCGGCCTGGTCGACGACGGCCGGGTCATCGTCGGCTGCAACGTCGAGAACGCCTCCCTGGGTATGACCCTGTGCGCCGAGTGCGGGCTGGTCAGCGCGCTGCACGCGAGCGGTGGCGGCAAGCTGGTGGCGATGTCCTGCGTGGATGCCACCGGGGCGCCGCTGATGCCGTGCGGGCGCTGCCGCCAGCTGCTCTGGGAGCACGGCGGCCCGGACATGCTGGTCGAGGCGCTGCCCCGGCCGCTGCGGATGGACGAGTTGCTGCCGCACGCGTTCGGCTGGGTGGACATGGAGAAGGTCACCGGCCCGGCCGGCGGCCCGGAGGTCCCGGCCGAGCTGGCCAAGTGGCGCGGCCGCGGCACCGTCTTCGTGCATCCGGACCTGTCCGGCGGCGCGACGATCTGGACCGGGTACTGGGAGCGCTCGTCCGGCGCCCCGGACGCCGGTGAGGACAAGGGCATCCTGGAGGAGGGGCCGAACTTCCCGACCGCCTCCGCCGCGGTGGCCTGGGGCCTGGTACGCACCCCACGGATCGTGGTGGTGGACGCCGAGGGCGGACTGTCCTGGGCGGGCGAGGGTGAGCTGCCGGAGGGTATCCCGCAGCGGTGGAAAGAGGAATCATGA
- a CDS encoding thymidine phosphorylase, with amino-acid sequence MSGITAIDVIRAKRDGHALSDAQIDWVVDAYTRGVVADEQMSALAMAILLRGMSAAEIARWTAAMIASGERLDLSAVSRPTADKHSTGGVGDKITLPLTPLVAACGVAVPQLSGRGLGHTGGTLDKLESIPGWRARLSNEEFIAQLRDVGGVICAAGEGLAPADRKLYALRDVTGTVEAIPLIASSIMSKKIAEGTGALVLDVKVGSGAFMKDLDQARELARTMVRLGKDSGVNTVALLTDMSTPLGLAVGNANEVAESVEVLAGGGPSDVVELTLALAREMLAAAGVDADPEKVLASGAAMDSWKAMIRAQGGDPDAALPTAAHTEVLRAETDGVVTTMDAYGIGIAAWRLGAGRARKEDPVSFGAGVQLKVKPGDRVTAGDVLLELRTDDASRIEAARADAVAAIKIGSAAPASAGLLLDRIA; translated from the coding sequence ATGAGCGGGATCACCGCTATCGACGTCATCCGGGCCAAGCGGGACGGGCACGCGCTGTCCGACGCGCAGATCGACTGGGTGGTCGACGCGTACACCAGGGGTGTCGTCGCCGACGAGCAGATGTCCGCGCTGGCCATGGCGATCCTGCTGCGCGGCATGAGCGCCGCGGAGATCGCCCGGTGGACGGCCGCGATGATCGCCAGCGGCGAGCGGCTGGACCTGTCCGCGGTGTCCCGGCCGACCGCCGACAAGCACTCCACCGGCGGCGTCGGTGACAAGATCACGCTGCCGCTGACCCCGCTGGTCGCGGCGTGCGGGGTGGCCGTCCCGCAGCTGTCCGGCCGCGGTCTCGGCCACACCGGCGGCACGCTGGACAAGCTGGAGTCGATTCCCGGCTGGCGGGCCCGGCTGAGCAACGAGGAGTTCATCGCGCAGCTGCGGGACGTCGGCGGGGTGATCTGCGCGGCCGGCGAGGGGCTGGCCCCGGCCGACCGCAAGCTGTACGCCCTGCGCGACGTCACCGGCACCGTCGAGGCCATCCCGCTGATCGCCAGCTCGATCATGAGCAAGAAGATCGCCGAGGGTACCGGCGCGCTGGTGCTGGACGTCAAGGTCGGGTCCGGCGCGTTCATGAAGGACCTGGACCAGGCTCGGGAGCTGGCCCGGACCATGGTGCGGCTGGGCAAGGACAGCGGGGTCAACACGGTCGCGCTGCTCACCGACATGAGCACCCCGCTCGGCCTGGCCGTCGGCAACGCCAACGAGGTGGCCGAGTCGGTCGAGGTGCTGGCCGGCGGTGGACCGTCCGATGTGGTGGAACTCACTCTCGCGCTGGCCCGTGAGATGCTGGCCGCGGCCGGCGTGGACGCCGACCCGGAGAAGGTGCTCGCCTCGGGCGCGGCGATGGACAGCTGGAAGGCGATGATCCGGGCGCAGGGCGGCGACCCGGACGCGGCGCTGCCGACGGCGGCGCACACCGAGGTGCTGCGCGCCGAGACCGACGGTGTCGTCACCACGATGGACGCGTACGGGATCGGCATCGCCGCCTGGCGGCTCGGCGCCGGCCGGGCCCGCAAGGAGGACCCGGTCAGCTTCGGCGCCGGCGTGCAGCTCAAGGTCAAGCCGGGGGACCGGGTGACGGCCGGCGACGTGCTGCTCGAGCTGCGTACCGACGACGCGTCGCGGATCGAGGCGGCCCGGGCCGACGCGGTCGCCGCCATCAAGATCGGTTCGGCCGCCCCCGCCTCTGCCGGTCTGCTGCTGGACCGCATAGCCTGA
- a CDS encoding sensor histidine kinase translates to MSKRPSEADGVMSRLRRPTGRLRDLPIWSKLGLIMLVPTVATIIVGVNGLVDHIDEADNAENARTLAALSEAAGGLVDQLQSERAYAMMIAVSTDQDLNKRVNGGKTNATLLKYGSDKYSAEHVKVDAAIQPYAQQRAALEDVPSRVDILLTRLDHNLADLPAFRSGVGNKEKTTTSVNETYTKLIADLLAVRDVAAQQASETALSDRLRAVAEVARAKEYISVERYLGHQVIAEGSFSPTLRQAFLTADTGFDLARSTLESVSTQGEFEYFKNTTDFNAQQRAATDLTGPLLGNGGTTIDKSVYTTDKYEKAMNGYNDTFRQVESKLDKDIVAQATDLRNTTNRRVFVETSILLGMLLLAILFAWLVARSMARSLRELRQGALAVAQFGLPHAVSRLRDPSLSASLTPAQVADQIAEPLPVRSRDEFGQVTEAFNAVHLEAVRTAAEQAALRASVATMFVNLARRSQILVDRLIGHLDRLERGEEDPDRLAELFQLDHLATRMRRNDENLLVLAGADSTRVQREPAALIDVLRAAQSEVEHYTRIEFGVIDREIEVAAHAVNDMVHLVAELFDNATAFSPPNSNVLVEARRVGDNAVLTVEDHGIGISREQLRDLNERLANPPTVDVAVSRMMGLVVVARLANRHTVRVELRPADRERGTVAEVGLPVTVLAAGGSARVPGGYDAPPPAAMPSFGEPLALESGRGGFPGNRPYDPAVNGTNGGVPAWSDLTGAAPSNGFGGSGMNGFNGSANGFGGGANGSANGFGGGVNGNGSANGFGPRSNEPMPPLPSGPLSTGPQGFAGLDELAQRRNGNDYQRPDGDLNGFGATIPRQLPANPESQSRTPFMPPVSAPPVPSAPPVSSAPPVTSAPPVPSAPPVSAAPADPVSANPFASAPPAWPPVAGDRESATPHVPENLAAALDMTAEIPRYRPENAEPQPEVARPVNPPMAALPASAPPAYDAVAPVSAPAADAQAAAAAQIAAAQAPAREGAMPFADETMELPIFRELESAWFTTTQATGGKPSVSGSGEEAVVSQRIPTGEPTRTAGVPQQAASPEARELDTATIGASAAAAGSYGGGGAPASSPWQTAADEGWSAARKASEVSIDTTTTAGLPKRTPMAQLVPGGVDRGGNSVQRRTPEGVRGLLSAYHRGVQRGRTKEQSTNLEETPGGQQPSQAGKEHEA, encoded by the coding sequence GTGAGCAAGCGCCCAAGTGAGGCGGACGGCGTCATGTCGCGTCTGCGGCGACCCACGGGTCGACTGCGAGACCTTCCCATCTGGTCCAAGCTGGGCCTCATCATGCTGGTCCCGACCGTGGCGACGATCATCGTCGGCGTCAACGGCCTGGTCGACCACATCGACGAGGCCGACAACGCCGAGAACGCCCGGACGCTGGCTGCGCTGTCCGAGGCCGCCGGCGGGCTGGTCGACCAGCTTCAATCCGAGCGGGCGTACGCGATGATGATCGCGGTCTCGACCGACCAGGACCTCAACAAGCGGGTCAACGGCGGCAAGACGAACGCGACTCTCCTCAAGTACGGCAGCGACAAGTACAGCGCCGAGCACGTCAAGGTCGACGCGGCCATCCAGCCGTACGCGCAGCAGCGTGCCGCGCTGGAGGACGTCCCGTCCCGGGTCGACATCCTGCTCACCCGGCTCGACCACAACCTGGCCGACCTGCCGGCGTTCCGCAGCGGGGTCGGCAACAAGGAAAAGACCACGACGAGCGTCAACGAGACGTACACCAAGCTGATCGCCGACCTGCTCGCGGTCCGCGACGTCGCGGCGCAGCAGGCCAGCGAGACCGCCCTGAGCGACCGGCTCCGCGCGGTCGCCGAGGTGGCCCGCGCCAAGGAGTACATCTCGGTCGAGCGCTACCTCGGTCACCAGGTGATCGCCGAGGGCTCGTTCTCGCCAACCCTGCGGCAGGCGTTCCTGACCGCCGACACCGGCTTCGACCTGGCTCGCAGCACGCTGGAGTCGGTCTCCACCCAGGGTGAGTTCGAGTACTTCAAGAACACCACCGACTTCAACGCGCAGCAGCGTGCGGCGACCGACCTCACCGGCCCGCTGCTCGGCAACGGCGGCACCACCATCGACAAGTCCGTGTACACCACGGACAAGTACGAAAAGGCGATGAACGGGTACAACGACACGTTCCGCCAGGTCGAGTCGAAACTCGACAAGGACATCGTCGCCCAGGCCACCGACCTGCGGAACACCACGAACCGCCGGGTGTTCGTCGAGACCAGCATCCTGCTCGGCATGCTGCTGCTGGCCATCCTGTTCGCCTGGCTGGTCGCCCGGTCGATGGCCCGCTCGCTGCGCGAGCTGCGCCAGGGCGCGCTCGCGGTGGCCCAGTTCGGCCTGCCGCACGCGGTGTCCCGGCTGCGTGACCCGTCGCTCTCCGCGTCGCTCACCCCGGCCCAGGTCGCCGACCAGATCGCCGAGCCCCTCCCGGTGCGCAGCCGGGACGAGTTCGGGCAGGTGACCGAGGCGTTCAACGCGGTCCACCTGGAGGCCGTCCGGACCGCGGCCGAGCAGGCCGCCCTGCGGGCCTCGGTCGCGACCATGTTCGTCAACCTCGCCCGCCGTTCGCAGATCCTGGTCGACCGGCTCATCGGTCACCTGGACCGGCTGGAGCGCGGCGAGGAGGACCCGGACCGGCTGGCCGAGCTCTTCCAGCTCGACCACCTGGCCACCCGGATGCGGCGCAACGACGAGAACCTCCTGGTTCTCGCCGGCGCCGACTCCACCCGTGTGCAGCGCGAGCCGGCCGCCCTGATCGACGTGCTGCGCGCCGCGCAGTCCGAGGTCGAGCACTACACCCGGATCGAGTTCGGCGTCATCGACCGGGAGATCGAGGTGGCGGCGCACGCCGTCAACGACATGGTCCACCTGGTCGCCGAGCTCTTCGACAACGCGACGGCCTTCTCCCCGCCGAACTCGAACGTGCTGGTCGAGGCCCGCCGGGTCGGCGACAACGCGGTGCTCACCGTGGAGGACCACGGCATCGGCATCAGCCGCGAGCAGCTGCGTGACCTGAACGAGCGGCTGGCCAACCCGCCGACCGTCGACGTCGCCGTCTCCCGGATGATGGGCCTGGTCGTGGTCGCCCGGCTGGCGAACCGGCACACGGTCCGGGTCGAGCTCCGCCCGGCCGACCGCGAGCGCGGCACCGTCGCCGAGGTGGGCCTGCCCGTCACCGTCCTGGCCGCCGGCGGATCCGCCCGGGTGCCGGGTGGTTACGACGCGCCGCCGCCGGCCGCGATGCCGTCGTTCGGCGAGCCGCTGGCCCTGGAGAGCGGCCGCGGTGGCTTCCCCGGCAACCGGCCGTACGACCCGGCGGTGAACGGCACCAACGGTGGCGTACCGGCCTGGTCCGACCTGACCGGCGCCGCGCCGTCCAACGGCTTCGGCGGCAGCGGGATGAACGGGTTCAACGGTTCGGCCAACGGCTTCGGCGGCGGCGCCAACGGCTCGGCCAACGGCTTCGGCGGCGGCGTCAACGGCAACGGCTCCGCCAACGGCTTCGGCCCGCGCAGCAACGAGCCGATGCCGCCGCTCCCGTCCGGCCCGCTCAGCACCGGCCCGCAGGGCTTCGCCGGGCTGGACGAGCTGGCCCAGCGCCGCAACGGCAACGATTACCAGCGCCCCGACGGGGACCTGAACGGCTTCGGCGCGACCATCCCGCGCCAGCTCCCGGCGAACCCGGAGAGCCAGAGCCGGACCCCGTTCATGCCGCCGGTGTCCGCGCCGCCGGTGCCGTCCGCCCCGCCGGTCTCCTCGGCCCCGCCGGTGACCTCGGCCCCGCCGGTGCCGTCCGCGCCGCCGGTCTCCGCGGCCCCGGCCGACCCGGTCTCGGCGAACCCGTTCGCCTCGGCGCCGCCGGCCTGGCCGCCGGTCGCCGGTGACCGGGAGAGTGCCACCCCGCACGTGCCGGAGAACCTCGCCGCGGCGCTCGACATGACCGCCGAGATCCCGCGGTACCGCCCGGAGAACGCCGAGCCGCAGCCCGAGGTGGCCCGTCCGGTCAACCCGCCGATGGCGGCGTTGCCGGCGTCGGCCCCGCCGGCCTACGACGCGGTCGCCCCGGTGAGCGCTCCGGCAGCCGACGCGCAGGCCGCCGCGGCGGCCCAGATCGCTGCGGCGCAGGCCCCGGCCCGTGAGGGCGCGATGCCGTTCGCCGACGAGACCATGGAGCTGCCGATCTTCCGGGAGCTCGAGTCGGCCTGGTTCACCACGACCCAGGCGACCGGCGGCAAGCCCTCCGTCTCCGGCAGCGGGGAGGAGGCGGTGGTCTCCCAGCGGATCCCGACCGGCGAGCCCACCCGGACCGCCGGTGTCCCGCAGCAGGCGGCCTCCCCGGAGGCCCGGGAGCTCGACACGGCTACGATCGGTGCCTCCGCGGCGGCGGCCGGTTCCTACGGCGGCGGCGGGGCTCCGGCCTCCAGCCCGTGGCAGACCGCTGCTGACGAGGGCTGGTCAGCGGCTCGCAAGGCGTCCGAAGTCTCCATCGACACGACCACCACGGCGGGCCTTCCCAAGCGCACGCCGATGGCGCAACTCGTCCCCGGCGGTGTTGACCGGGGCGGTAACTCCGTCCAGCGCCGTACGCCTGAGGGGGTGCGCGGTCTGCTGTCCGCGTACCACCGGGGTGTGCAGCGCGGTCGCACCAAGGAACAATCGACCAACCTGGAGGAGACTCCGGGAGGGCAGCAGCCCTCGCAGGCTGGCAAGGAGCATGAGGCATGA
- a CDS encoding adenosine deaminase, which produces MAGIAHSDIVKAPKVLLHDHLDGGLRPATIVELAAAVGHELPDTDPARLGDWFVAAADSGSLERYLETFAHTVAVMQTEEGLHRVAKECALDLAADGVVYAEIRYAPEQHLERGLTLDQVVEAVHAGFRAGCAEAAAQGTPIRIGTLLTAMRHAARSQEIAELAVRFRDAGVVGFDIAGAEAGFPPTRHLDAFEYLQRENFHFTIHAGEAFGLPSIWEAIQWCGADRLGHGVRLVDDIALGASGPSEVTPTGGTQAAPPVLGRLASYVRDKRIPLELCPSSNVQTGAAASIAEHPIKLLRDLRFRVTVNTDNRLMSGTSMSREMSLLAESFGWGWAEMQWLTINAMKSAFIPYDERLVFINEVIKPAYAKLLG; this is translated from the coding sequence ATGGCAGGTATCGCACACTCGGACATCGTCAAGGCTCCCAAGGTTCTGCTCCACGATCACCTGGACGGCGGTCTGCGCCCGGCCACGATCGTCGAACTGGCCGCGGCCGTGGGGCACGAGCTACCGGACACCGATCCGGCCCGGCTGGGCGACTGGTTCGTCGCGGCCGCCGACTCCGGCTCGCTGGAACGGTACCTGGAGACCTTCGCGCACACTGTCGCGGTGATGCAGACCGAGGAGGGCCTGCACCGGGTGGCCAAGGAGTGCGCGCTCGACCTGGCCGCCGACGGCGTGGTGTACGCCGAGATCCGGTACGCCCCGGAGCAGCACCTGGAGCGCGGTCTCACGCTGGATCAGGTGGTCGAGGCGGTGCACGCCGGGTTCCGTGCGGGTTGTGCCGAAGCGGCCGCGCAGGGCACCCCGATCCGGATCGGCACCCTGTTGACGGCGATGCGCCACGCCGCCCGGTCCCAGGAGATCGCCGAGCTGGCGGTCCGGTTCCGGGACGCCGGCGTGGTCGGGTTCGACATCGCCGGCGCCGAGGCCGGCTTCCCGCCCACCCGGCACCTGGACGCGTTCGAGTACCTGCAGCGGGAGAACTTCCACTTCACCATCCACGCGGGTGAGGCGTTCGGGCTGCCGTCGATCTGGGAGGCCATCCAGTGGTGCGGCGCCGACCGGCTGGGGCACGGCGTACGGCTGGTCGACGACATCGCGCTGGGTGCCTCCGGGCCGAGCGAGGTGACCCCGACCGGGGGAACCCAGGCGGCGCCGCCGGTGCTCGGGCGGCTCGCGTCGTACGTGCGGGACAAGCGGATCCCGCTGGAGCTGTGCCCGTCGTCGAACGTGCAGACCGGTGCCGCCGCCTCGATCGCCGAGCACCCCATCAAGCTGCTGCGCGACCTGCGCTTCCGGGTCACCGTCAACACCGACAACCGGCTGATGAGCGGTACCTCGATGAGCCGGGAGATGAGCCTGCTCGCCGAGTCGTTCGGGTGGGGCTGGGCGGAGATGCAGTGGCTGACCATCAACGCGATGAAGTCGGCGTTCATCCCGTACGACGAGCGACTGGTGTTCATCAACGAGGTGATCAAGCCGGCGTACGCCAAACTGCTCGGCTGA